From the Lathyrus oleraceus cultivar Zhongwan6 chromosome 4, CAAS_Psat_ZW6_1.0, whole genome shotgun sequence genome, one window contains:
- the LOC127135243 gene encoding ethylene-responsive transcription factor ERF096, protein MENSKLPHQTLNNNNNKVSLIPHHEIDKSNTKKIPKTSNKGHQKKYLGVRQRPSGRWIAEIKDSSQKLRLWLGTFDTAEDAAMSYDSAARLLRGRNAKTNFPNTREQDFAILGKNPRAFHLLKHAMMKNHAVSSSTSVYSTVMMPWKNDAIVEETIVCSIADDEGSSTGFSFGSSKVYSSVVVAPSFSAS, encoded by the coding sequence ATGGAAAACTCAAAACTTCCACATCAAActctcaacaacaacaacaacaaagttTCATTGATCCCTCATCATGAAATAGATAAATCCAACACTAAGAAAATTCCAAAAACATCAAACAAAGGTCATCAGAAAAAGTACCTAGGAGTGAGACAAAGACCCTCAGGAAGATGGATAGCTGAGATAAAAGACTCATCACAAAAACTAAGACTATGGTTAGGAACTTTTGACACAGCAGAAGATGCTGCTATGTCTTATGACTCAGCTGCAAGGCTTCTTCGAGGTAGAAATGCCAAAACCAATTTTCCAAATACTCGTGAACAAGATTTCGCCATTTTAGGAAAGAATCCGAGAGCTTTTCACCTTCTTAAGCATGCAATGATGAAAAACCATGCAGTTTCATCTTCTACATCTGTTTATTCTACTGTCATGATGCCATGGAAAAATGACGCGATTGTCGAGGAAACTATAGTTTGTTCTATTGCTGATGATGAAGGTTCTTCTACAGGGTTTTCATTTGGAAGTTCTAAGGTTTATTCTTCTGTTGTTGTTGCTCCTTCTTTCAGTGCTTCTTAA